A segment of the Gossypium hirsutum isolate 1008001.06 chromosome D10, Gossypium_hirsutum_v2.1, whole genome shotgun sequence genome:
tctttttgcatgcatcttttctattcattaacattttatttaattacttgcAATAAGTTTCATGAAATCCAAAAGTGCATCGAGTTCAGAACTCTAGTACAGAGCCtgatggataacaaagagttAGAATTCTTTGAAAATATCGAGGGTTTGGAAAGGGAACTAAAAAAAACCTATCAAGAATTTGTCCCTACATCCCGGAGAGTGTTCTGAACAACTGGACTATAGAGGAGATCCCTGTAatttttagaactaattcagagtaaaaAACATATGTCTATTTtcttatttcaataaaatacatctttgtgtCTCATtttggcaaatattcttttattctttccatttcattcatactcataccagacagataattattcttagattcatttgttCTTTGGGTCTTCTTTTATtcctataacaggtctccagatatcaatgatatgagcgacgttgctattgactcagaatctccttttgagcaataTATGTGTCTAGAGGAACTTCAGGTCTTTAAAGATGATCGATattgtaacctatctcctgatttgttaaggatggtagaacaagaggagaaacagattctacctcaCAGAAAgtcagtagaaattgtgagcttaggagacgaacaaaaaaagaaagaggtgAAGATTGGAGCTTGCATCACCACAGAGACAAaacgagacctcattgagttacgccaagaattcaaagatgtttttgcatggtcgtatcaagaTATGTCTGggctaagtactgatatcgtggtacaccgacTCCCCGTAAAGAAAGAGTGcaagccagttcaacagaagccTCGAAGGATGAGGCCCAACGTCTTGTTGAAAATTAAAGAAGATGTCAATAATCAATTCAATGTTGGTTTCCTACAAGTGGTTAAATGCTCAGAATGGATAGCCAATATTGTCtctgtccctaaaaaagatgaaaaagtacgaatgtgtgtagactactTGGATTTAAGCAAAGCCAAACCGAAGGAAAATTTCCCGTTGCCTCACATCGATACCTTAGTGGTTAACACAGTAGGATATTCACTGTTCTTCTTCATGGACGGTTTTTCtggatacaaccagataaagacACATTCTGAAGATGCGGAAaaaaccacatcggtaacaatgtggggaacatttttttataaagtgaTGTTATTCGGACTGAAATATGTgagagcaacatatcaaagagccatggtaaccctgttttatgatatgatgcacaataaaatcgaggtttatgtcgatgatatgattatAAAATCCCGAACAGAAGAGGAGTATATACAAGTCCTAAGAAACtgttcttgaggttgagaaaattctaGCCAAAGCTCAATCCAACAAAATCTGCTTTTGGGGCTAGGTCGGGAAAATTGATAGGATTCGTAatcagtgaaaagggaatcgagattgacccagataaagttaAGGCTACATAGGAGCTACCTCCACCACGCattcaaaaagaagttcgaggtttcctaggatGACTAAATTATATCACCcagttcatttcacaactgaccgagaaatgtgatcccatattccgtctccttaagaaacataatccaggCATATGAGATGAAGAATGCCAGAAGACTTTCGACAATGTCAAACATTACTTTTCCAATGCCCTAATGTTGATGCCACCTAGTCCAAATAAgccattgatactgtatttgacAGTATTTGAGAATTCGATGGGATACATGCTTGGCCAACATGAGGagtcaagaagaaaagaaagagcgatatattacctcagtaaaaagtttacTAAATGTGAGACAAGATAATCATtgattgaaaagttgtgttgtgctttaatctggatAACCCGAAGATTAAGatagtacatgttgtaccatacaacttggctCATCTAAAAAATAGGccctttaaagtacatgatggagttgACTATTATGAATGGAAGGATAGCCCAatggcaaattttacttttcgagtttgatatagtctatgtgaactaGAAGGCAATAAAATGGAGTGCAATAacagattttctagccagtagagccCTAGAAGATTACGagcatttaaatttaaatttcccaaatgaagatctaatgtatgttaTGACTACTGAAGAAAATACTCAAGAAGAACATCCctggaaactaaattttgatgGGGTTTCCAACGCTATGGGTAACGGAATCGGGGCAGTCCTTTTATCCCtgaacggagatcattatccttttactagtaaattggattttgattgcacgaacaatatggtAGAATACGAAgtatgcatcatgggtatccgtgcagccatagaacgcaAGATCAAGGTATTGAAGGTATATAGGGATTCTGCTctagtgatctatcaactcaaaTGTGAATGGGAGACGAAAGACcaaaaattgatcaattatcgaagaCTGGTTCTTGAGTTAATTGAGGattttgatgacatcaccttctacTACCTTTCACGAGATGAAAATTAAATGGCTGATACCCTAGCTACCTTAGCTTCCATGGTCAAAATGAACAAATAAGAGGATGTAAAacctatccagatgagtatttatgaggctctggcttattgttataatattgagaaagaggaaaaagatgatcatccttggtaccacgatatacTACGATATGTAAAGAACCGTGAATACTCCGATCAAGCAATTGAGAATGATAAAAGAACGTTGAGAAGACTGGCCAATAACTATATCTTAGATaaggagatcctatacaaaagaaaaaaaaatcaagtgttactaagatgtgtggacactgttgaggctaagaaaatcttggaagaagtccataaGGGTGTTTGCGGAACACATGTTAATGGTTTTATAATGGCCaagcaaatcatgagatttggatattattggtccaccatgaaaGGGGACTGTATCAGTTATGCcaagagatgtcataagtgccaaatttatagAGATAAAATTCACGTGCCTCTTTCACCttttcatgttatgacttctccatgacctttctctatgtggggaatGGATGTCATTGAgtcgatctcgccaaaagcttTCAACGGGCATGATTCATCTTCAtagtcatcgattacttcactaagtaagtggaagctgcttcatatgccaatgttacaaagtcaGCAATCAgtaaattcttgaagaaagagataatatgtcggtatgggatgctagaaaggattatatctaacaatgcattaaacttgaacaataGTACGATAGCGGATGTTTGTAGTCAATTTAAGATCAAACATCACAATTCGTCACTATATCACCTaaaaatgaatggtgcggtggaggtaaccaataagaatattaagaagatcgtgggaaaaatgactgagacttataaagattggcatgagaagttaccatttgccttCTATACTTATCGAACGTCTATCAAGACCTCCACCAGGGCAATgcatttctctttggtttatggaatggaggcaatcttgcccattgaagtcgagattccttctctttgagttttgtcagaattgaagctgaatgaagcagaatggatcgaatctcgatatgatcagttgaacgtGATTGAAGAGAAGAGGTTGAAAGCTATCCAttatggtcaaatgtaccaaaaacgaataatgtgagcttatgaaaaaaagattcgtcctagagaattccatgagggggatctggtattgaaaaagatcattcATATAGAAAAaaactttagaggaaaatggatgccaaattgggaaggatcTTATatggtaaagaaggccttttctggagaAGCGTTGATTCTGACCGAGATAGATGGCAAAAACCTACCTAACcctgtgaattcagattcagtcaagaaataattcacctaaaaaaaagggagaggccaatgCGAAAACGCACAAAGCGCGCCTTGAGACTAAAtaagttttgagttgaaaacccggaaAGGGAAGCTCAAATTTGGAGTAAAGATTGAACATCTGTTGGTTGGGTATTCTCAGAAGGAAGAACGTTACATCTTGAGGCATCAATAAAGTATTctggatctcctaaacacatatcagGCTCAAAAGGGTCTTCAAGAAGTTAGTATGGAGAAACTCATACTATGATATCTGGGCACCTAGTTTCATCTTACtcattttgtattttagcaatgtttgctattttgattaatttattcattccgAGCCCTGCTCCTAATAAATTTCAATCTTGTCCATTGTTACGATCTTTTTCaaacattttttattgaaataacaattaatggaaaaataatattcaagtaaaaggatTTCTGCATATTGCTCTAAAAggttttctaaatagtacaaggacctaaAACAAGACCACTAGTCAGAACtaataatattcaagtaaaaggatTTCTGCATATTGCTCTGAAAGGTTTTCTAAATAGTGTAAGGACCTGAAACAAGACCACTAGTCAGAACTAACCAAATTTAAGAGTTGgaaatgtttgaaaaataatAGTGATTATTTCTTCGGGTTTTTTGTCAAAGATACCAGCTGAACAAGAAGGTAAGGTAATGCgccagtgatagaaccttgatgaacaacgagcaatgtcaaccAAAGTATTAAAATGGGATTATTCTCGAAagtgacattctgcattcatgcaaatatcattcatacacatctagttaggagcatttgattcattctgatcataacatcctaatcgctTGGCATAAAAATAGGCCCATGAAATTGattttacaggtcatgttccccaaatAACGGTGTAACAGATCAATGAAACCATAAATTCTATACCCTTAAAATTGCAGTAGGATGGATTGAAGTCATcgtggcgaatcttatctccctgaagttacagtagagtagattaaagccacaagtctcatttccctgaagttacagtgaagcatattgaagttacaagtcttatctccctgaagttgcagtggagcagattcaATATGCGAATCTTATTTCcgtgaagttgtagtggaacagattaaagctgcaggttacaaatcttatctccctgaggttgtagtggagcaaattaaagatagcgaatcttattttcttgaaattgcagtggagcagattaaagataacgaatcttatttccctgaagttgcaatggaacagattaaagttacaagttacaaatcttatctccctgaagttgaagtggagcagattgaagatagcaaatcttattttcctgaagttgcagtggaacagattaaagctacaagttacaattcttatctccctgaacgtgcaatggagcagattaaagccaaccttatctccttgaagttgcagtggagctagttaaagctacaaatcttatctccctaaagttgtagtggagcagattgaagatagcaaatcttatttccctaaagttacagtggaacagattaaagctacaagttacaaatcttatctccttgaagttgcagtggagcagattgaagcgaCAAGTCCTATACCTCTGAGGTTGCAGTGGATCGGATTAAGTCTaccatagcaaatcttatttccctaaagttgcagtggaatagactaAAGTTacaagctacaaatcttatctccctgaagttgcagcggaatAGGTTGAATATACGaatatctccctgaagttgcagtagagtagattaaaATTACAATTCTTAtatccctgaaattgcagtgggtgggaatgaggctacttgaagaagagaagcaccaaaGAAGTCGAGATTCGACAAGACCaagcaaaattggcctttttgatgtatttactccattctcgttacacgataatgagcaaagagagGCAGCTGCAATAGGCCATTTTTACCCGGgcccaaaccaaaccaaataaaaataaaataattacaagtcCAATTACAAAAGAGGCCCAATGGCCTAAAATAAGAGAAAACTTTAACAGCCCGTTGGCCTAACAACTTAAACATTttcgaaaacaaaaaaaaatccctaaacccCTCTGCGCCGCTCCTCCTTTCGCATGCATGCCGCTCGAGGCGCCTCGTCCTGAGGCCTGATGCACCATTTCTGCCACTGTTTCACCAAAGTAGCAAAAGGTCTGCCTTTCTCTCTTTATTGACCGAGCTCCAAACCTGCAAAAAGGAAAACGAAAACAACAAGGAATAGTAGTCAAAAACAGTagataaaatatgtatgaatgGCTAAAAAAGTCGAATCCAATGTTTTTTacaaaaagagagaagaaataaaaaaaaactcgcAATAGTTTTTAAGAAAGGTATTTGTTTTGCTTTtgcatatttattttcttttaaaacatatcatatatataaacaaaaaatacGAAAGGTTCTACCTCAACCGCCGTCGTTGGAGACTTCTCTGGCCTGGAAGGTGGCTGAATCCGTTGTGGTTCGCCGAAAGCCTCGTCGGGGATGACTAGGAACCGAAAGGTtcctttgattttctttatttttttctctttttcaaattTTGGTGGGGTTTTTGGATATTTTGGTCTCAGATCGGGGTTGAGGGAAATAAAATGGCCAAAATGGGCCTTTTTTGTGAACTTCAGCCACCAGGGACAGCTGCTGCCATCATTGACGACCGTGGCCGTGGCGATCCACGACGGCGCCGATGGCCGGACCCTGAGGCGATTtcagagaaaaaaaacaaagaaggtttttagttttttttaaatggtgTAGGAATGaatttttgaagctttttttacttaaatagtgtgccaaaacgacaccgttttaggcTAGTCTGAAATGCCccaaacaacgtcgttttggggccGACCCGATGACCTGACTCGGATCGACCTAGGATCTGCAGTTTTGTAGTGAGAGGGTCTATTTGTGCTTTTGGCCCTTCCGCTTTTTGGATTATTTACaatgtagttttttttaatttttaccacctaattttattttctttcattttggtcCCTATGGAACGATGTGCTTAAGGAGTTTGGAATTATTTCATGTTtagtctctatttatttttacacgtttcattttaatcttttattttgttttattaattattattaattattatttacaaTTCATCCCCCTAATTTCATTctgatttcaatttaatccttggtctatttaatttcaacctttccacaaactgttttttttttaattttatttattattatttctttatccTTTTAcacttaaaaaaaatagattattcATACTATTTTATTTgtgcatttttattattattgttattatcattattattttatttttaattattattattattattctcgttattttattatttttaatatcttcattttatgtttatttatccTTTTTTAAGTTAtgcattttccattttcatttttattttaagttatcttatttattttattattgggatatgattattaatattgttttcattattataattacatcattattattattatattctattatttataatttatcattttaatattctaCCCGTATAgctattttacattatttcattaTCATTGTACTATACATTACAGTTAAAAATATTTGTTCGTTTTTCATACAATGCccgaataaattaaatatataccaTTTTAAGtgttacattaatttttaatcgatgcataaaaaggaaatttttaaaatcaaggcAATGTTCCGCATTTGGAGATTCGAGAAGTCGTGCCCTAAGTTACAGGGTTCGACTTTCTCTTTGAACCTAGATAGCTGAGCATCTctttcaaaattaaatcacatgagatttaaacaataattaaataaagagtaagcttattttcgaggattcgaaatgtcgtgtcctaacttacaggatGTGACCTTTTGTTACCTTGAGATAAGAGAGCCTTTTACATACGTTTTGATTTATTCAAGCGGTTTAAATAATAACGTTATGCAAAGTGGGGTCGCGTTCTaaaatctcttcaaattttcaattttcgaccctaaagacattaagtaatcaattaggtaccaaatttgggcgtaacgagggtgctaatcattcctcgtgcgtaaccgactcccgaactcattttctagatttttgtagaccgaaaaacattgttttaataaatcaaacctcTCATTAAAACGATtaaattacgaggtgacccgatcacacctcctaaaagtgattggtggcgactccattttcgttttaaaaaaataaaaagtctatttcaaaaaaaaatggtttcgaaatGAATAATGTATaacatttgttttattgttaattttgttattatttattttagagacatttgcttgttaagtttgCATCTATCTTAATactatttaagtatacatattttttacaatttatttttaatttgttgaagaatatttattttaatgtttttagtatttttgatgtattatatatttaaaatttatataaaaaataatataaaaaaattagtacaaAGTGCCGGGCCAGGcctgaattttaatatttttatctacgttgggtttaaacaaaattttaggctcatttttaTCCGAGCCTAATAAATAGgcctaatttttttgttaaaccCTACCTGGCCATGTGCACCTTTAATTGCAGCCAATCACTTgttaataacaaaatttgaccCCAAAAATATTGGAAGAGTTATTCGTGATGGCCATTTAATAAATTGGGCAATTTGTTAAGCCCAAAATAAGGCCCACGATCAATCTTCGCCCCACATTAAATCTTAGTCTTAGATAAGATAAAAAAGAACCACCACACACTTATTGCTACACATAACACAAACAAAACGGCATGCAAACATATCAAATTAATTGCTACATTACACATATATCTATACTTATACCAATAGAAGAAGAACTTTTTTATTATCTTTACAAATATCTGCAATGGGTACTCTCCAGCTTAGCATCCATGGCTTAGCTACTACATCCTCAGTGCCTCGTAAATTCAACTTCCGCAGCAGAAGCAGTACCACCCACCTCCGCTTCTCTACACCCAAAATCCGAGCTGTTAGCACCGTCCCCGACAGCGAATCCACCGCCAAGGACAAGGAGCCTGACGAGCCTCCCGCTGTTGACTTTGCATTTGTTCATGTAGTTTAAAAGTGATAGTATATGCCAATGCTAGCTCAACATGGATTTACAATTTGATGGGAAATTTTGCTGTTTTCTTTCAGTCTGTTTTGCTGCCAGATGGTACCCCGGATGTACATTTTCGCAGGGCTTGTGGTGGGCAGAAACTTAGAGATATTATGCTGGATAATAACATGGAGTTGTATGGACCATATGTAAGTTCATATAATCACGCGATATCTGTTCATGTATATACCACTGTTTGAGAAAATATGAATTTGGGGTTGGCGTTCATTTTCAGGGTAGACCTCTGCTGAACTGTGCAGGAGGAGGGACCTGTGGGACTTGCATGGTTGAGGTTAATCCTATCTTGTTTTACAACATAAATATGATTTTCATTTCTTCTAAgccaagaaaaaaaaacaattaagtatTTCCGTATTGGATACATACTTGTATTCAACATTCACTTGGGAATAATAACTGAAATTGTAAGGGGAAAATGGGATTATGGTTGTAATTCCAATTTCATTTCGAAGATCAAACTAGAATACATCAATTTCAGGTTGTAGAAGGGAAAGAGCTACTAACCCCTCGAACAGACAAAGAGAAAGAACATCTAAAGAAGGTATTTTATAGCTTACCATTAACTCATCATTCAACactttgtgtgtatatataagtGCTCCTCATTGGTTATTTGCAGAAACCAAAAAACTGGAGATTGGCCTGCCAAACAATTGTTGGTAAACCAGATTCAAAGGGCCTGGTTTGTAATCTTTCTCAacctctttttttaaatttaataagttAGAACAATAAAAAATGTGTCGTTAAAATGATATGAACATGTCCAATGCAGCTGGTGATTCAACAACTGCCTGAATGGAAAGCACATGAATGGTCTTACGAAAAAATTTTGCCTACAGAGGAGCCCTAAACACCATCTTTTTTGTTTGCACTTACTGTACAAAAAATTCTTTCAAGTAGCCATCTTAAGATCATGATAAAGTGTTGTTACCATGATGCTCACTTTTTACAATTATATGTTTAATCAAGAGGTGTGAGAATTTACATGAAGAATTAATGAAACAAAAAAACACTACATGAAATACAAAATGGATCTCatgtattatgaatttttataatattgtataatattttacatataaaaaggaaaaaaaaaagagtaaattattTTGTAACAGTGGATAGGAATTTTCTGCCCAAAAGGTAAACTAGGTCTGCAGTTTCTTAGTGAAATTCTTTTATTAATCAATAAAGGTAAATTTGTGAAAGAAATAATATTTGTGCTTTGTTTAAGTTTTAGCGCTTTACCAGTAAAAGATAGCAGTGACAGGTTTGAGTGAGGAGCAAGCAACAATGGATCCAAGAAGTTGGGCAATCTAGTCAACGAATATGAATTAagataaaattatgaattttaaaataaaaattaataattttaagttaaagaaCTTCTATATATCATATCAAACTAAGGAGTtaaaatatatatctatatttttattaaaattacttGAGTTTTATCATTTCAAACTATGTTTTTAAAGATTCACCTATCCCTTGTTGGATTAAAATATTCAATTATGAGCACGAGGAAGGATTGCATCAAACTGTTCCGCGTCACAGTTTGATGCAATCCTTCCTCTTATGAGCATATATGTATAATGTATAATGCTATTATAATGCGTAGATACCATAATTAGTATTTAATAATAAGTTATTTAAAAAAGAATGGTTCAGATAAATCAAAATCTTCTGGATAATCTCCAACGACAAATTTAAGTATGCTTCCGCATATAATTTTGTTCTTAATAATCTGACATAATAGTTCCTagtttatatcatatttttttttctgtATTTACATCCTTTACTAAAattggaataataataataataataataataattattattattattattattgtagaCTTCTAGTGATGTAGTGGATCTGTCATGGGTGTAATTATCATCCGAGTGTGTTTAGTTGaaaatcacaatatatatatattaattattattattattattattattatagactTCTAGTGATGTAGTGGATCTGTCATGGGTGTAATTATCATCCGAGTGTGTTTAGTTGAAAAtcacaatatatattttaaaggtagttaaaatattatgtataataatatagttatgtattaatataatattatgatagatataaacattaaaaaatatggaTTGAAAGTCAATGAGCATTTGGCATTAATAGTAAAAGTTGAGAttctaaattataaataaattttatttgattatattttgaattttcgATGGtctgttaaaaatattaatcaataaataataattGGTAGTTCCTTAATATCCTcgcatcaaaaaaaaaaaaaatttaatttaactttttttttcacaCAATATAAAATTTCCATGTAAATTGTTTGTTAAATAGTATAAAGCCCCACAGTAGCAGTTTATAGCTTCCCAAAAATGAGTAACCGTCACTCCCACACCGTATCTCACTCGATCTCGTCGCCAAAAGCCCCACCCGTTATGCTGGACCGAACCCTCTCTTCCCGCCGCCCTCAGCCCCACCTCGATTTCGACTTTCCCTCCACCGCCGCATCTTCCGCCGTGTCTCCCGTCCCCGAATCCCCCACCTCACTCGCCGACGAGTCCAAAACCAAGAAGCCACCCCTCTATCTCTTGGCCACCAATTACATTTCTCGCTTCGGTCTCATCAAATCGCCGTGTCTCTGCCTCTCCCTTTGCCTTCTTCTCATTGTTGTCGCGCTTTTCTCTTTGCTGCTACACTCTCGCTCCTTCGTTTGCGTCTCATCTTATGACCCGATCTCTCGGGTCAGTCTCTTCGGTCTCGACGGGGTTGACTCCGATTTCGGATCCCTTGGCGTTCCTTGGTGTAAGTTTTGCTTTACTCTgatatttttttgggttttagaTCGGATCTGAAAACTTtctcattttctattttcatttgcATTAGCTGAATGAGGTAGACGTTTCGTTGTTGCATTGCTTCATTTTTCCATTGTTGtgcctttctttttcatttttttacgcTCCTTAATAGGTTGTTAGATCAGAtgcttgtttgtttcttttaaagtGTTACAAAATTATTCTCGACTGTAATTAGATAATTGAACATTCTGATTCTATtattaatacttttatttttatgcattttattaaAGCTTAAATATACGGATTAGATCTTTTTAATTAGCTGAACATTTTGGTTCTACTATTAGATGTTCTATCATCAATGCATGTATTGGAGCTTAGATATAAAGCTTACGTCTTTTACTAAAAGCTTAAGCTTCTGGAATAATTTTTCATGCAACTCTTTAATGTATTTCATATCTTCGATGAAACATTCACCGGGCTGTATAAAAAATGTGGGttgataattttgaatttcattaagCAACTAGTTTTGGAGCAGAATCCTCTTTTGACAAAATTTGGCTAAAACGATAAAGTTGCATTAAAATCCCATTTACAGTCAATTTGATTATGCCTTCTTGTTTCATACATCTGTGTTTAGTTCTTAGGAGATTCAACCTTTCTTTTGCTGATTAACAAGAAGCCGGGAACTAATCTTCATTTTCCTTCTGGTAAATTGTTATATGTAAGCGTTTTAATTGCTCATCTCAAAACCGAGGCCATTTGCATCATTTTCCTCCTTTGCTAGTTTTGTTGAAGTTTATGGTGTTAAAAGTGAGGGGTTTTTTTGGTTGAAAATCAAACTGGATTGggttttttttaactattttatttcaTGCTAAAGACCTGATTTCATGTTGAATTCTTAAATCTTAACTCTCATGGTTTGTGCCCATTTAATTTGTATCCTTGAAAAGGCAGATCGAAACATGGAAAAACAGTTGAATGGACATCCAAAGATTTAATCAATGGCTTGGAGGAGTTTGTACCAATATATGAAACTCGTCCTATCAAAAACAATCTGTATGGGATGGGTTTTGACCACAGCTTTGGGCTTTGGTTCATTACCCGGTGGCTAAAACCAGATATAATGATTGAGAGTGGTGCGTTCAAGGGGCATTCCACTTGGGTTCTGCGGCAAGCAATGCCTGACACACCAATTATCTCGCTCACACCCCGACATCCTGAGAAGTACTTGAAAAAGGGCCCTGCTTATGTTGATGGAAATTGTACATACTTTGCTGGAAAAAATTTTGTGGATTTTG
Coding sequences within it:
- the LOC107914923 gene encoding photosynthetic NDH subunit of subcomplex B 3, chloroplastic — protein: MGTLQLSIHGLATTSSVPRKFNFRSRSSTTHLRFSTPKIRAVSTVPDSESTAKDKEPDEPPAVDFAFVHSVLLPDGTPDVHFRRACGGQKLRDIMLDNNMELYGPYGRPLLNCAGGGTCGTCMVEVVEGKELLTPRTDKEKEHLKKKPKNWRLACQTIVGKPDSKGLLVIQQLPEWKAHEWSYEKILPTEEP
- the LOC107913896 gene encoding uncharacterized protein encodes the protein MSNRHSHTVSHSISSPKAPPVMLDRTLSSRRPQPHLDFDFPSTAASSAVSPVPESPTSLADESKTKKPPLYLLATNYISRFGLIKSPCLCLSLCLLLIVVALFSLLLHSRSFVCVSSYDPISRVSLFGLDGVDSDFGSLGVPWCRSKHGKTVEWTSKDLINGLEEFVPIYETRPIKNNLYGMGFDHSFGLWFITRWLKPDIMIESGAFKGHSTWVLRQAMPDTPIISLTPRHPEKYLKKGPAYVDGNCTYFAGKNFVDFGSVDWEKVLKIHGISDFSRVLVFFDDHQNELKRLKQALKAGFHHLVFEDNYDTGTGDHYSLRQICDQFYIRGGGHSCFKDSDEARIRSKRKKFWEKAVDIDELCGPHEAWWGVRGEMRDNFNHNKTTISYGEHFQNSRFVESILDVYWELPPTAGPSLTHQTRYDPGRAPPPVVEDGRYRMFQRLGLDRLERSVFNGYTQMVYLQISKPES